The Macrobrachium rosenbergii isolate ZJJX-2024 chromosome 28, ASM4041242v1, whole genome shotgun sequence genome includes the window CTTGACAGAAGCTATTCAGTACCTGAGGAAATGTTTCTCTGCTAGTAGGTGCAATGAGGTCAGAGTCAGCGAGTACAATCGAAACAGAAGTTAGTTTAAGAGAGACGAAATAAGAAACGCCGGTCGCTAGGGGGACAAGCGTTGTGCTAGGACGCATTTGAGTAGGCGGAGGAAGAGCGGGTGGATGGGGCGGGGCCTCGGGCCAGACGGGACTTGCTAATTCAGGCCTCAGTCTCCCCCGAACCGCGGGTGTTGATGTGAATAAGATAGACCTATTGATTTCCAGGACCAGCGCCTGACCATATGTTCATATGCTTTAAAAATTCATACCAAAGCACCAGATGCTTATAGAAAGCCAGTGTTTAGTGCATGTGAGAGTTTAGTGCTTGCGCAATAGCAGAAAATTGTTGTCATTGCAAATCAAgtcgtcaaaatattcttttacgaggtagaaagaaaaacgaaaaaaaggacGTCACATACCAGTCCACTGCAGGTCGGTCTAGTGATGTAAAGTCTCATTCTTAAAGTAATCTGATTACTTCTGTCAATAGTTCAAAGCGTCGTTGGTcattgttgttttgattttatcaaaAGAGTATGTAATTCAAATGTTCCGTAGGAAAACATGTAAAAATCAAGCTGCGTAATAAAAGTATATCCATTAGCCTAGGTATGAACCGTCGcgtagcctagcctagcctagcgtAGACGGCAATCCGTTGCCTTTATTAGGATCTTGgaattaattttctgaaattgtTCTGCAGATATGTAGGCCAGAAGCAGTGTAAGAGATAAGCTGTCGAGATACGTGCCGTtaacaattttacataaaaagtgCCACGGTGAGTTTGTAAACACTTCTTCAGCCAATACTTGGCTTTGGCCTCAAGTTGGATCTCGACTTCCAAAGACGGTAGGGCTAGACCTACAGTACTTGCTGCATGCAGGTAACTGCGTTCCAAAACTATGGGCGTGATTTTCCTGACAGTTCATGATTCCACGCTACAGTCAGTACCCCGCCCGTTGGTGAAGAGGGGCCATAAGCAGTGAGACCTTCATAAACATTAGGTTAAGAAGGAAGTCAGGGGTGTGGAGTAGATGGAGTGAAGATTATCCCTAGGAAAATAGAAGTGAGGGAGTAATGATGATCATAATGGCCTTGGACCATCAGGGCACAGGGGGAGGAGGTTGAGAATGATGGGTATAACCACAAATGCCACAGCGGATGATGCCACACCGCCTCCAATAACACCGTCATGGATGTGAGCGCACCTGCACCTCCCGACAGGGGGGTCTCTTCAGGGGGATCCACGTCCCTCCTAGGCCAACCTCATCTAGTACCCAGTTTACCTGTATTTAGTATGGCCGGGATTGCGGCAACCTCACACTCCTCCACGACTCCTGGCAGCAGGGCCAACAATATTATTCCCCTACTCCAAGAAGGCAGGAAGGCTGTCGTAGGCCATAATGACCCTTCTCTACCCATCGCAACCACTAGTACCACCACCACACCTTGCACAATGCtggccgccaccaccaccacctccacctccaccactcTGCCAGAGTCGCCTTCAAAACCACcgccatcgtcgtcgtcgtcgtcgtctccTGCATCACCACCAATGCCAttaacgtcatcatcatcatctgcatcGTCATTAGTCAGCGAGAAAAAAACCACCTCCACGGATCAAACCACGCCCCCAAAATCCCCTATCATCAGCAAATCCCCTCCGAGTACCATGACAACGGTCGCCACTGGGCCTGCCTCGGTACCCACCGCAACCACCAccgtcaacaacaacaataacagcactCCTTCAACAGGTTGGTATACAACAGGGATTTCTTCCATTGAAATTCAGTAGTTTCTTTCTTCCCTGACAGTGGTGTGTGCCCTCCTCGTCCTATAAATCACCATGGGCAcgaccacctatatatatatatatatatatatatatatatatatatatatatatatatatatatatatatatatatatatatatatatatatatatatatatacatacatacatacaaaagtatatatatatatatatatatatatatatatatatgattcaagtatttattttcattcctgtgATATAGGTTATAaatgtgcatgtatttatttttttcgttattcaattattaatttacatttatatcagTCTACtatactgtatagcctatatacattatatgtgtgtgtgtgtatatataatgtatatgacaAGCAAATACATATCTTCTGTATTAAAAAGGTTCCATTTATCCGTAAATGGTAAAATACATaccaatttatattataatggtttttagttacatataaaattcatatatatatatatatatatatatatatatatatatatatataattatatatatgtaaatataaagttttcttcctttacttcagGTTTAGATTTGGggataagatataaaaaaaattagaattttttttttacacttaggCCCAATAGGTGCCACAAGTTCATCATCAGtcagtatatataactatataaataaataagtaaatatatatatttatatatatatattatatatataatttaatggaCGATGTCATAATCCATGATATTATATAGCCTAATATTGgctgtatatctatctacctgCATAGACCTATCATAATTAGAGTAGTTTAAAGGAAAATGTGAGTCTAATAATATTCAGTACATACTTACTGTAGTAATGACAAAGACAATCACACCGTTGTACACagttatgagtatatatatatatatatatatatatatatatatatatatatatatatatatatatttatttatttattaggtgtCGTGTTTGGTAGGACTCTTTCTTATTTTCCAGTTTAGGGATGCGTATCTTATGTTACATGTAGCCTACTGTAGTTCGAAAAGGAAGGAAATgtcaaaatgcaaatgaaaaaaaaacttagtttgtTATGACTTGCGGTTACCATTAGTGCTTCGGGTATGTGACATTTTTAAGTCACCTGACACTGAAATGGTTTAACCTTGCAACATGATCATAGCGCCCAGCAATCGTGCGCAGcgtatttaatgatttatttaactCATCCCTTGTTTATTTcgcgttttctttttctctgggtCTGGGCTTGCTAGCCTAATCTCCATCCGctctgatatattattattattattattattattattattattattattattattattattattattattattattattattcaataaaatctcataatagcatgagtcactaaaatggcgagGAAAGCCACAggggtgtagatgtaaatatatatttaaaaaataaatatttacatctacaccactgtgtatttcttcaccattattattattattattattattattattattattgttattattattattattattagttcgtAAGCTTCATGGGTATTGCAGCGTCGATggttttttgtaattgtttagCTTTTTCTCCCTCTAGTTTTAGCTATTCTTCAAATACAGTGCTTTGATAGACCTTGTTGATGAAGTGGCAAGAGCCCGTTCATTCCAAAGTACCAGGAGGTGAGGCGGGGCAAAGGTTTACAGTCCACTAATGCAAGAAAGTTAGAAGAGCCATTCATTTATCATGATCTGCAACTTTTCAGCGtttgttagcctctctctctctctctctctctctctctctctctctctctctctctctctctctctctctctctctctctctctctctctctctctctttttttgcatcTTGTAAAACAgatttttggctttattttgtttacagaagAAATAATAGTCGGCatcataattaaatataattaatagaACAGTTGTTTTAAGcagaaattatgtaaactcaatacatttttatttctttttttttatattgcactgcattgttattttattattatttttgtccttttacgcacacagtgtgtatgtgtgtgtgtgtgtacgtgtaggacaataataataataaaaatataatgctgTGTAAagacagaaattttaaaaaggatAAGGAGTTTACCTAATTTgtgtacacacaatatatataaataatataatataatataatgtattataatataatgtaaagttATTCAGGGTAGATCTCTTGGTTTTTggtcttatttttatattgagaTTCCCTTAACTCCTTCGGCGTAAACTCATTAATTTTCATGCTTACGTCTGaaagtctttttgtttttctttgcttgtcCGTAAATTGCAAGCTTCCAGTTCCGAGAAGTGACAGCTAATAAGTTGGCACTACAATTAATCTTGGAGGGAAGAGAAGTTCAGTGTGTGAATAACcaacgcacacacacgcaaacacacacaaacacgtacataaGATATCGGGATGCACTTAGGACTTTTTAAACAAGAACCGTTTTTCAATAAGAACTCTGGTCTtttcccatcttcttcttcttcttcttcttcttcttcttcttcttcttcttcttcttcttcttcttcttcttctcccctctctctctctctctctctctctctctctctctctctctctctctctctctatatatatatatatatatatatatatatatatatatatatatatatatatatatatatatatatatatatatacacacacatttacaaccCCATTTAAAAGTAGGTCTTCCGGATTCGCACTGTGAGAGTCTTGAAATGGGAGTCAGTGGCCTGGTTAAgcgattattattgttattatgtatttttttcctcacaaccttgatccgggctataaccttcccCTGAGGATCTGCCCTTCACATCCATGGTTCCTTAGGATTCTTATGCTATTCTAATTGTCCTTCATAGGGATCTAACACTCTTAATTatccgttattatttttattgttaattataataataataataataaagactatgATAAACAGTGACATTCTGTATAGATGAGAATTTGTGTTTAAATAATTGTATGGTGTTAGAAATACACTTAAAGGTAAGGTCACTAAAAAATCATGGgagaaacaacaaacattaatatttaattttaccaaAACCATCCGTAAATCCCCTTGTAAAAACGAAATCAGGGAAGCGAAAGAAAAGAACGAACCGGGGATGAACGTTGTCAATTGACAACAATTGCAATATGGCTCACGTGGGCAGACCGGAAGAAATCTAGATAAACGCAGCGGGAAGCACACTGGAGccgttaatattaataatagaaaCAGTGCAATAGCCACACATTGTTTGGGGATTTCGACCATATAATGAATTTATGGAACGCAGACTTATACAGAAGCAATAACGTGAAGTGCCGCAGCAGGTTTGTGGAGGGGATCCTCATTAACTGGATACCATCGACGGCTGGAAACATGTCttctaatgtttttgttttcagataaGATTATAAATGCCAGCTGCGTTCTTATAAAAACCGAACTCCCTGGTGCGTTAGTCCCGTGTGAGGTTGGGGTGTTGGGGGGGAGAGGGAAATAGTGCTgacagcgcacctcatgcggtgcactgtagacgcATTACgtatgttctttgcagcgtcccttcggcccccagctgcaaccccttccatttccttttacttGTACCTCTCTTCATaatcttccatctaactttccaccctctcctaaaatttGATTCATATCGCAACTGTgagactttcctcctgttacacctgtcaaacctttttaccgtctgtttccgtttcagcactgaatgacctcataggccccagcgcttggcctttggcctaaattctacattctagtCTGGTCTCCTTATTAACTCGATATCAGCGACGGCTGGAAACATATCTTTCAATACTTTTAGATAAGATAAACGCCAGCCGTGTTCTTATAAAAACTGAACTCTCCAGGTTAATTAGGGAAGCTGATGATCCAAACTTGCTGTTCCGCAGGATTGATGGAATGCCAGATATCTGCCCCCTGTGGTGCACGTGAATGTAAATGCATTTAACCGTACATGATATATCATTTAAGTTACGTATCActttcaaaatgaattatttcacaaatgaaagtttttaacgtttgaaaaaaatatagatggcataagaaaaaattaaatgtatgtgtgtatatggctTCAACTATGATCTGCTTGCATCCCTCCcccttcaaaaaacaaaaaaagacattacCAAAACAACCCAAATGATCCAATGGGCAGAAGACCAAGCGGAAACATGATATACTCTGTCTATAAATTGTCCTTGTCTAGTTTAAGGACTTCAAGTATACTAACTAAAATATAacaagatttaataataataataataataataataataataataataataataataataataataataataataataatagattcacaatttcgtgaaaacaatctctgtaataaaaatccacaattatattgtaaatatattactatgtaaaataaaccaaagactttcgaacacttgaacggtgttcctcatcagtgctaacgttaaatttaacgttagcactgatgaggaacacctttcaaagtgttcgaaagtctttggtttattttacatagtaatatatatactatataattgtggatttttattacacaataataataataataataataataataataataataataataataataataataataataataataaattattattattattattattattattattattattattattattattattattataaaaccttgCAGCTAAAACaattggaaaaacagaaaaacaaagttaCAAAAAGGATTGGAGCCTAGTACGGAAGTTTTAGGAAACGCAtgcgaataaaatatatataaaaaacaaaaacaaagaagataAAACATTTTGACTAAGAGATGAGGCTCTTGTGAGCCATCCTAACAAATAAGCGTTTACTCTCAGAACGAGCTTCAGAAGTTCCAGCGATTGTGAACTAACTTGACTAGGAAGATACTCCGATGATTTGGTATTTGGAGGTTGATAATGATCAAtaggtttaatttttcttagacCTTTTACTTGGATATTGTATTTGAAGAATCATCATTTCaagctacccctttcattcctttttactgtatctccgtctatattcttcttccatcgtactctccaccctctcctaacagttgattcacagtgcaactgcgaggttttcctcctgttacatctttcagagcttttcactgtcagtttccgtttccgcgctgaatgacctcataggtctcagtgcttggccttcggcctgtATTGTATATCCTATTCTGTTATTTCAAGCTGTATAAGGTGCATTGAGAAATTGCCTTAGCATATGCGATTTCTTGTGTACATGAATTGTTTCCTCTTTCGGTATGAGAAAAATGGGTAAATGAAGGCAACTTTTCTCAATATCCCTTGTGTctgtctgttgagagagagagagagagagagagagagagagagagagagagagagagaggcggtgagAGATGGGGACTTAATTGGTACATGAATGGGTAAAACTTATAATAATGTCTGAAGCCTTGCCAACATGTACGTCTTTGTCCCCGATTTTcctcacatcctctctctctctctctctctctctctctctctctctctctctctctctctctctctctctcaattttattaaCATCATCCGATCACTTCTGTCTCTACGGTAACATAGCTCAGGTTAATGTTTCTTCCGTGGGACAGACACTTGTTCCTGGCTTGCCGCAAGGTTGTACTCGTGGAAATGTGTATTGAGATAAATCTTATTGAATCCTGCCCGAGCAGTTGGCACTATAAATCGTTAACAATAACTTCACCTAGCCACCGCTAATTTAAATGTCGGTGGTTTTATTGGCTTCGAAATAAGTTGGAATTCGCGTCTTTTAGGCCGTAACAAAACTAATTGAAAATGGTCTCCGAATAGTGTAGCAGTTATGTCGGTTGGAAATGCGAGAGAGGTTTCTGAGGTATTATCTGGGCAAAGACAATTATCTGACGTTTATCCCGTTTAGTTATAGTTGCGTATTCATCACCTTTAATCGCTGCTGCTCTCTCCGCAATCGATAAAATTTACCGTGAATAAATGTTGCATTAGTGCGTGCAATCTCTCCGAGGGCTTTGCTTTACATGACGATATTATGTATTCGTCTCATGAATGTCATTATTGTACAAATACGAGTGGCCTACATTGATGTTACAATGAGTTTAGGTCTGAGTTATATTCCTACAGCACCCATAGTGGGGTAGTGTCGTCAttgcactacccccttacgggtgctgtagggggatagtgccgtcagtgcacctcacttaatgcactgtaggcattacttactttacagcttcccttcggcccctagctgcaacctctttcattccattcactctactccgttcatattctctttcttccatctaactttccactctctctgacaattatttcatagtgcaactgccaggttatcctctgttacacctttcaaaccttcttactgtggattttcgtttcagcgctgaatgacgttaTAGGTCCAAGCAcctggcctttgccctaaattctatattctgttcaattcCTGCAGCCATTTTATCGGCAATTTAGATCCCTACTATAGTTAGCAACAGATTATTTTACTTGCGTTGTTACTCGTGAATGCCTGTGAGAGACGCAGAAATACTCTGATTTTTAAGAACAAATAGTATTCGTTTAAAATCCTCATATTCCAAGACATCACGGCAGAGGCAGAGATGTTTGTCGGACGACCTTTGATGCTTTTATGCCAGTGTGATAGatgaatcaaaatatataatttgtatcgCGCTATTTGAAGCAGGCTAAGTCTTCATCCTATTGCTTCATATTCCACACTCACTTTCATGCGTCAGGGTTTGACATTTCCTGTGTCGTGGCATCGAATTTGACAATGGAATAAGTGGCTTCATGGAAGAATAACACTATCTGCCTTTCTGAA containing:
- the LOC136854025 gene encoding uncharacterized protein isoform X1; protein product: MDVSAPAPPDRGVSSGGSTSLLGQPHLVPSLPVFSMAGIAATSHSSTTPGSRANNIIPLLQEGRKAVVGHNDPSLPIATTSTTTTPCTMLAATTTTSTSTTLPESPSKPPPSSSSSSSPASPPMPLTSSSSSASSLVSEKKTTSTDQTTPPKSPIISKSPPSTMTTVATGPASVPTATTTVNNNNNSTPSTGSFAMTLVSSCPGAVDMKVVSPALSEWKIRLSARTNS
- the LOC136854025 gene encoding uncharacterized protein isoform X2, whose product is MDVSAPAPPDRGVSSGGSTSLLGQPHLVPSLPVFSMAGIAATSHSSTTPGSRANNIIPLLQEGRKAVVGHNDPSLPIATTSTTTTPCTMLAATTTTSTSTTLPESPSKPPPSSSSSSSPASPPMPLTSSSSSASSLVSEKKTTSTDQTTPPKSPIISKSPPSTMTTVATGPASVPTATTTVNNNNNSTPSTGTCSWDVFYDYAS
- the LOC136854025 gene encoding uncharacterized protein isoform X3, whose protein sequence is MDVSAPAPPDRGVSSGGSTSLLGQPHLVPSLPVFSMAGIAATSHSSTTPGSRANNIIPLLQEGRKAVVGHNDPSLPIATTSTTTTPCTMLAATTTTSTSTTLPESPSKPPPSSSSSSSPASPPMPLTSSSSSASSLVSEKKTTSTDQTTPPKSPIISKSPPSTMTTVATGPASVPTATTTVNNNNNSTPSTGWYTTGISSIEIQ